One stretch of Impatiens glandulifera unplaced genomic scaffold, dImpGla2.1, whole genome shotgun sequence DNA includes these proteins:
- the LOC124917470 gene encoding uncharacterized mitochondrial protein ymf1-like, with translation MPFRISLLQRESLLRVSGEERSPEILILFHSSGSTSNQWRKLKNLWFPGRTLFRPSCCGTGKKKRFFAQLAHSAGPTCILYLAEEASDRLEFLPSWDSIDQDLLSLYGQYRSTLVDHMDLEKASHFDELETSLFHFYLPSSYLSFVCSREEFDLFNLGIPPK, from the coding sequence ATGCCATTCAGAATCAGTCTTCTACAGAGGGAAAGCCTGTTACGAGTAAGTGGAGAGGAAAGATCTCCGGAGATTCTTATCTTATTCCATTCCAGTGGCTCGACAAGTAACCAATGGCGAAAACTAAAAAATCTATGGTTTCCCGGTAGAACCCTATTTCGCCCAAGTTGTTGCGGAACCGGAAAAAAGAAGCGGTTTTTCGCACAGCTTGCTCATAGTGCAGGTCCCACTTGTATATTGTATTTGGCCGAAGAAGCATCGGACAGGTTGGAGTTCTTACCTTCTTGGGACTCCATAGACCAAGATCTGCTTTCATTATATGGGCAATACCGATCTACTTTAGTAGATCATATGGATTTAGAAAAAGCTTCACATTTTGATGAATTGGAAACATCCCTTTTCCATTTCTATTTACCCAGTTCATATCTTTCTTTCGTGTGTTCCCGGGAGGAATTCGATCTCTTCAATCTCGGGATACCACCTAAATAA